The following proteins come from a genomic window of Synechococcus sp. NB0720_010:
- a CDS encoding TolC family protein, whose amino-acid sequence MAAPLLSAWGAEPITLPSGKEVEGLGAGWPARQATAFLDAAPIPAELLQNLDMATAVRLANQRNPVVRQNFDDLLVTQNSLGAAYATWWPVINVDLNGGLYGETAYYNYQGAVSGVGNPYGGTATAFNGSYFQSLSQFDVTWNLFDPARTPAIWKNKYLVRQAVDSYVIARRDNRLRTQQAFIELQRAMARIETSRELVSNDKRLLGLAQARVALGVSSKLEIAKQTTVLKTDEVNLANSVIDSEVAQADLAELLSESRASILRPSNQLVPLGSWTSGLDETIQAAMQYRKVIEQQLMNVEINQAQAQIDLSVYRPTVALVNSLYWTKGVGYTAVGPPWVADAQSDLWNGSSLLQLTFRGFDGGQARMTAQASMKRAKAAEAATLQAVNQVRRDVQAYYAQVVQGREAVLLASQRTNAASSALRLQSVRFSAGYGTITDVVQAQQDLTQAVADYIAQLADYNVSLVSLARSSGMTYEPDPQLEKQLGNPLSRLRLPSLTRPVVN is encoded by the coding sequence GTGGCTGCACCGCTGTTGTCGGCATGGGGGGCGGAGCCCATCACCTTGCCCTCTGGCAAAGAGGTTGAAGGCTTGGGCGCCGGTTGGCCCGCGCGGCAGGCCACGGCGTTTCTCGATGCGGCTCCGATTCCCGCTGAGTTGCTCCAGAACCTGGATATGGCAACGGCGGTTCGCCTGGCCAATCAGCGCAATCCGGTGGTTCGGCAGAACTTTGATGATTTGCTGGTTACGCAAAATTCGCTTGGTGCTGCCTACGCCACCTGGTGGCCGGTGATCAATGTTGATCTCAACGGTGGCCTCTATGGCGAGACCGCTTACTACAACTACCAAGGCGCTGTGAGCGGGGTTGGTAATCCCTATGGCGGCACAGCAACGGCATTTAACGGCAGCTACTTCCAGAGCTTGAGCCAATTTGATGTCACATGGAATTTGTTCGATCCGGCAAGAACTCCGGCCATCTGGAAGAACAAATATCTGGTGCGGCAGGCCGTGGATTCCTATGTGATTGCACGCCGCGATAACCGTTTGCGTACGCAACAAGCCTTCATTGAGCTTCAGCGCGCGATGGCGCGAATCGAGACGAGTCGCGAGCTCGTTTCTAATGACAAGAGGTTGCTAGGGCTTGCGCAAGCGCGCGTTGCTCTTGGCGTGTCCTCCAAGTTGGAGATCGCCAAACAGACCACAGTTTTGAAGACCGATGAAGTTAATCTGGCTAATTCAGTAATTGATTCCGAAGTGGCCCAGGCCGATTTGGCTGAGCTATTGAGTGAATCTCGCGCCTCCATTCTTCGCCCTTCTAACCAGTTGGTGCCGTTGGGTTCGTGGACATCCGGCCTGGATGAAACCATCCAAGCGGCGATGCAATATCGCAAGGTGATTGAACAGCAGTTGATGAATGTCGAGATCAATCAAGCCCAGGCACAGATTGATTTGTCTGTTTATCGCCCCACGGTTGCCTTGGTGAATTCGCTCTATTGGACCAAGGGTGTTGGCTATACGGCTGTGGGACCTCCTTGGGTCGCGGATGCCCAATCGGATCTGTGGAACGGATCCTCGTTGTTGCAACTCACCTTTCGGGGTTTTGATGGCGGTCAGGCCCGCATGACGGCACAGGCATCGATGAAGCGCGCAAAGGCGGCAGAAGCCGCCACGCTGCAGGCTGTGAATCAGGTGAGGCGGGATGTCCAGGCTTACTACGCCCAAGTGGTGCAAGGTCGCGAAGCGGTGCTGTTGGCTTCACAGCGCACCAATGCGGCCAGTAGTGCCTTGCGCCTGCAGTCGGTACGTTTCAGTGCCGGTTACGGCACCATCACCGATGTGGTGCAGGCACAGCAGGATCTCACTCAGGCGGTTGCTGATTACATCGCGCAGTTGGCGGATTACAACGTGTCCTTGGTGAGTTTGGCCCGATCTAGTGGAATGACCTATGAGCCCGACCCGCAACTCGAGAAGCAGCTCGGTAATCCGCTCTCTCGCCTGCGCTTGCCCTCGCTTACGCGGCCGGTGGTGAATTGA
- a CDS encoding MinD/ParA family protein, which yields MTRILAIHSFRGGTGKSNLTANLATAIALKGKKVAIFDTDLASPGVHVLFGCSPQPGQCTLNDHLQGSESIHDCAHDVTPEQVRQAHGRLWLVPAAMESDRIARLLREGYEVEKLNDAFFELSDHLHLDYVLVDTHPGINEETLLSAAIADCLLMIMRPDSQDYLGTAVAIEVAERLDVPAIRMVVNKLPEHFDQLQVKERVASSYDVPIGAVLPLSDDLLTLASGGLALLTFPTHQWSQGVQELADELMLRVLA from the coding sequence ATGACCCGGATTCTTGCCATTCACTCGTTTCGTGGCGGCACTGGGAAGTCGAACCTCACGGCCAATTTGGCGACCGCGATTGCCTTGAAGGGCAAAAAAGTAGCGATCTTCGACACAGATTTGGCCTCGCCAGGGGTGCATGTTCTGTTTGGTTGCTCACCGCAGCCAGGACAGTGCACCCTCAACGATCACCTGCAGGGATCAGAAAGCATCCACGACTGTGCGCATGACGTGACGCCTGAGCAGGTCAGGCAAGCCCATGGTCGGCTCTGGTTGGTGCCGGCGGCGATGGAAAGCGATCGCATCGCTCGCTTGCTGCGGGAGGGCTATGAGGTTGAGAAGCTCAATGATGCCTTCTTTGAGCTTTCTGATCATCTCCATCTTGACTACGTTCTGGTGGATACTCACCCGGGTATCAATGAGGAAACATTGTTATCGGCTGCGATTGCTGACTGTCTGCTGATGATCATGCGACCCGACTCGCAGGACTACCTCGGGACGGCGGTCGCCATCGAAGTGGCAGAGCGCTTGGATGTTCCGGCGATCCGAATGGTGGTGAACAAACTCCCGGAACATTTCGATCAGCTGCAAGTCAAAGAACGCGTTGCTTCCAGCTACGACGTTCCCATCGGTGCAGTACTACCCCTGAGTGACGATCTGTTGACGCTGGCCAGCGGCGGCCTGGCCTTGCTGACCTTCCCAACCCATCAGTGGAGCCAGGGTGTGCAAGAGCTCGCCGATGAGTTGATGCTGCGGGTGCTGGCATAG
- the devC gene encoding ABC transporter permease DevC, with product MINWRQAIDGLNLADLPLAWLQLKRQPVRYLVAVTGIGFAALLMYMQLGFQSGLLSSATTFYEALDTDLVLISPATLNSGNFQQFPQSQLYNALGVEGVASTIPLYVANVNVQKLGGVKPTSLRVIGYDPDQRVLNLEPVLAQSHLLKTQNYVLFDALGNRNCGPIAAAIASNGMQELILSDFSKTFRAVGLFKLGSTFAADSNLISSDSTAIQLAYRQINTGEISLGLIRLSPNADLGRIQLNLKQMFGSELQVLTKEELIEQERNYWNTASSFGVIFGFGTIMGLLVGGVVVYQVLYTDVSDHLKEYATLKAMGFANNFILILVVQEAFLLGVSAFIPATLISAGMYAFLTSASGIRIEMTSGKTALVGILTLTVCALSSAIAIRRLKDADPASVF from the coding sequence ATGATCAACTGGCGTCAGGCTATTGATGGCCTGAACCTGGCCGACCTGCCGCTTGCCTGGCTGCAGCTGAAACGGCAACCAGTCCGCTACCTCGTGGCGGTCACCGGCATCGGATTTGCCGCGCTGCTGATGTACATGCAGCTCGGCTTCCAATCTGGATTGCTCAGCAGTGCAACCACCTTTTACGAAGCTCTGGACACAGATCTTGTTCTGATTAGCCCTGCGACTCTGAACAGTGGAAACTTCCAGCAATTTCCCCAGTCCCAGCTATACAACGCCCTTGGGGTTGAGGGTGTTGCCAGCACGATTCCGCTCTACGTAGCAAACGTCAATGTCCAGAAGCTTGGTGGCGTCAAACCCACCAGCCTGCGAGTCATTGGTTACGACCCTGATCAACGAGTCCTCAACCTTGAGCCAGTCTTGGCGCAAAGCCACCTGCTCAAGACCCAAAATTATGTGCTCTTTGATGCCCTTGGGAACCGCAATTGCGGCCCTATCGCTGCCGCCATTGCCAGCAATGGCATGCAAGAGCTAATCCTCTCGGATTTCTCCAAAACATTCCGAGCTGTTGGACTTTTCAAGCTGGGGTCTACGTTTGCCGCCGACAGCAACCTAATCAGCAGTGACAGCACAGCCATTCAACTGGCCTATAGACAAATCAATACTGGGGAAATTTCCCTGGGCCTCATTCGATTGAGCCCCAATGCTGACCTGGGGAGAATCCAGCTCAACCTCAAGCAGATGTTCGGCTCCGAGCTACAGGTGCTTACCAAAGAAGAACTGATCGAGCAGGAGCGGAATTACTGGAACACAGCCTCCTCCTTCGGCGTGATCTTTGGCTTTGGAACAATCATGGGCCTACTCGTGGGCGGAGTGGTTGTCTATCAGGTTCTCTACACCGATGTCAGCGACCACCTTAAGGAATACGCAACGCTGAAGGCCATGGGATTCGCTAACAATTTCATCCTGATCCTTGTCGTGCAGGAGGCTTTCCTTCTTGGGGTTTCAGCGTTTATCCCGGCCACGCTCATCAGCGCCGGAATGTATGCCTTTTTGACCTCAGCATCAGGCATCAGGATTGAAATGACGTCGGGAAAAACAGCCCTGGTTGGCATTCTCACCTTGACCGTTTGCGCCCTTTCCTCCGCGATCGCGATTAGGCGCCTGAAAGATGCAGATCCCGCATCGGTGTTCTGA
- a CDS encoding aromatic ring-hydroxylating dioxygenase subunit alpha, with protein MQLLDAWYVVALSSAVVADRPTAVQFHGQNFVLWRDTDGQVGVLPDRCPHKGASLSSGSIRNGQISCGYHGWCFGRHGQCSSIPAQHTGEPMPHRAQTRAIPAREAYGFVWIWWARDPLASLENLPPLPEVGPLPEDADPTWRHLEGEVVWQANWLRVLEAFMDLTHAPFVHSGSFGAMAADQLMPEEHWVRGDSLYERVLAPRDRHYRADQGRGLRAWFNSDAKESPDDTSAGAGVQHIQLWLANVSLVRVVFGDFQISLCTAHVPMADGQTRNLWRHFRSFLRTPLADGNARGRVDRFMAEDQRVVETLTPLHPDLEGRGDLLLASDAMTLGLRKLLREKRSAGLLL; from the coding sequence ATGCAGCTCCTCGATGCCTGGTACGTGGTGGCGCTGTCATCTGCAGTGGTGGCAGATCGTCCAACGGCCGTTCAGTTTCACGGTCAAAACTTTGTGCTCTGGCGTGATACGGACGGTCAGGTTGGGGTCCTTCCCGACCGTTGCCCCCATAAGGGTGCTTCTCTGAGCAGTGGCTCGATTCGAAACGGCCAGATCAGCTGCGGTTACCACGGTTGGTGCTTTGGCCGTCATGGACAGTGTTCGTCGATTCCTGCTCAGCACACCGGCGAGCCGATGCCCCACAGGGCACAAACCCGTGCCATTCCTGCTCGTGAGGCCTATGGGTTTGTTTGGATCTGGTGGGCCCGTGACCCGTTGGCATCCCTAGAGAACCTGCCTCCTTTGCCAGAGGTTGGACCGCTTCCTGAGGATGCCGACCCCACTTGGCGCCATCTGGAAGGTGAAGTGGTCTGGCAGGCCAACTGGCTGCGGGTTCTTGAAGCCTTCATGGATCTCACCCATGCGCCATTTGTACATTCCGGCAGCTTTGGCGCCATGGCCGCCGATCAACTGATGCCAGAGGAGCATTGGGTGAGAGGCGACAGCCTTTATGAGCGCGTGTTGGCGCCTCGGGATCGTCACTACAGGGCGGATCAGGGCCGTGGCCTTCGCGCTTGGTTCAACAGTGATGCCAAGGAATCACCGGATGACACCAGTGCTGGAGCTGGGGTTCAACACATTCAGCTTTGGCTGGCCAATGTCTCGCTGGTGAGGGTGGTCTTTGGCGATTTCCAGATCTCCCTTTGTACGGCCCATGTGCCGATGGCTGATGGTCAGACGAGAAACCTGTGGAGGCATTTCCGCTCGTTTCTGCGCACTCCCCTTGCTGACGGCAACGCTCGCGGCCGCGTTGACCGCTTTATGGCTGAGGATCAGAGGGTGGTGGAGACCCTCACCCCGTTGCATCCCGATCTCGAGGGGCGTGGCGATTTGCTCTTGGCTAGTGATGCCATGACCCTCGGCTTGCGCAAATTGCTTCGGGAGAAACGCTCCGCCGGGCTGCTGCTCTGA
- a CDS encoding alpha/beta fold hydrolase: protein MTYPSDWLQTWTWEGMEVSYLACPSTASGTPVLLIHGFGACKEHWRHNVSALQANRTVYAIDLIGFGGSAKPRSRLRDEPADAHAIRYGIELWAQQVADFVVQHIGGPVQLVGNSIGGVVALAAAEKLEQQQRPVQGVVLIDCAQRALDDKRLAEQPPLRRWGRPLLKQVVRKRWITTPLFKSLCRPGVIRKVLLQAYPSGGNVDDELVQILLEPALSEGASEAFRGFINLFDDKIAPEILAKLNAPVAMLWGQRDPWEPIEEARRWERFDCVRSIEELPGLGHCPHDEAPEVVNPLLAQALQQHENRGMESPTP, encoded by the coding sequence ATGACGTATCCCTCTGACTGGCTGCAGACCTGGACCTGGGAGGGCATGGAGGTGAGCTATCTGGCCTGCCCGTCAACAGCATCAGGAACACCCGTGCTGCTGATCCATGGATTCGGAGCCTGCAAGGAGCACTGGCGGCACAACGTGTCCGCGCTGCAAGCGAACCGGACCGTTTATGCCATCGACCTGATTGGTTTTGGAGGCAGTGCGAAACCCAGATCGCGGCTGCGGGATGAGCCAGCCGACGCGCACGCCATTCGCTACGGGATTGAGCTGTGGGCCCAACAGGTGGCTGATTTCGTTGTTCAGCACATCGGTGGGCCGGTTCAACTGGTGGGGAATTCCATTGGCGGCGTTGTGGCCTTGGCAGCCGCAGAGAAGCTGGAGCAGCAACAACGCCCCGTCCAGGGTGTGGTGCTCATTGACTGTGCCCAACGAGCCCTGGATGACAAACGGCTCGCTGAGCAACCACCCTTGCGCCGCTGGGGACGACCTCTGCTGAAGCAGGTGGTACGAAAGCGCTGGATTACGACCCCTCTGTTCAAGAGCCTTTGCCGCCCGGGGGTGATCCGCAAGGTGCTGCTTCAGGCCTATCCCTCCGGAGGCAACGTTGATGACGAACTGGTGCAGATCCTTCTGGAGCCGGCCCTCAGCGAGGGGGCCAGCGAAGCATTTAGAGGCTTCATCAACCTGTTCGACGACAAAATCGCACCTGAAATTCTGGCCAAGCTGAACGCACCGGTCGCCATGCTCTGGGGACAACGCGACCCCTGGGAGCCGATCGAGGAAGCCCGGCGATGGGAGCGTTTCGACTGCGTGCGCAGCATCGAGGAACTACCTGGTCTGGGGCACTGCCCCCATGACGAGGCACCAGAGGTGGTCAATCCCTTGCTGGCTCAGGCCTTGCAGCAGCACGAGAACCGAGGGATGGAATCCCCCACGCCATGA
- a CDS encoding VOC family protein, which translates to MTTTSSTALPIEALDHVALTVRDPQRSMAWYQEVLGFQSAAMEGLDSGPPFILRVAPGCYLNLFPADSDQPAGSPDHNTLAMRHVAFRVTYRCMAEVEAELQSRQQAVMAFDYGPRCRSLFITDPDGHQLELIGYGDGVFTA; encoded by the coding sequence ATGACAACAACCTCTTCCACTGCTCTGCCCATCGAAGCGCTGGATCATGTGGCGCTCACCGTTCGTGATCCCCAGCGCTCCATGGCCTGGTATCAGGAGGTGCTCGGATTCCAGAGTGCTGCCATGGAGGGCTTGGATTCGGGGCCCCCATTCATTTTGCGCGTGGCTCCAGGTTGTTATTTGAACCTTTTCCCTGCTGATTCGGATCAGCCTGCTGGATCACCAGATCACAACACTCTGGCGATGCGTCATGTGGCCTTTCGTGTCACCTATCGCTGCATGGCTGAGGTGGAGGCCGAATTACAGAGCCGTCAGCAGGCCGTGATGGCCTTTGATTACGGACCACGCTGTCGCTCTCTGTTCATCACCGATCCCGATGGACACCAGCTTGAGCTGATCGGCTACGGAGACGGCGTGTTTACGGCCTGA
- a CDS encoding ATP-binding cassette domain-containing protein: MTASQLQPVIVSRELRHHYGEGELRSEILHGLNFEVHAGEVTLLVGPSGSGKSTLLTLVGALRSVEEGSLQVLGQELKGAGERQRVAIRRRIGFIFQSHNLVSSLTVLQNVQLLLQLSEPNPQRREARACDLLEAVGLSHRLHHYPEELSGGQRQRVAIARALAPQPELILADEPTASLDSQSGQDVVELLGELCRNRGSAVLLVTHDLRLLKEADRIWQIEDGKVEPWQQTP; the protein is encoded by the coding sequence ATGACTGCCTCCCAACTCCAACCTGTCATCGTCAGTCGAGAGCTACGCCACCACTACGGGGAAGGAGAACTGCGCAGCGAGATTCTTCACGGCCTCAACTTTGAGGTCCATGCAGGGGAAGTGACCTTGCTGGTTGGACCTTCCGGCAGCGGCAAGAGCACTCTCCTCACGCTGGTAGGAGCGTTGAGATCTGTGGAGGAGGGATCGCTGCAGGTTCTTGGGCAAGAACTGAAGGGTGCCGGTGAACGGCAACGGGTCGCGATCAGACGTCGCATCGGCTTCATCTTTCAAAGCCACAACCTCGTCTCCTCACTGACAGTGCTTCAGAACGTGCAACTGCTCCTGCAACTCAGCGAACCGAACCCTCAGCGAAGGGAAGCACGCGCCTGCGACCTGCTCGAAGCGGTGGGGCTCAGCCATCGCCTGCACCATTACCCCGAAGAGCTATCTGGTGGACAACGCCAACGGGTCGCCATTGCCCGCGCCCTGGCGCCTCAACCTGAATTGATCCTTGCCGATGAACCCACAGCTTCGCTCGACAGCCAGTCGGGCCAGGACGTGGTCGAACTGCTCGGGGAGCTCTGCCGCAACCGCGGCAGTGCCGTTCTGCTAGTGACCCATGACTTGCGATTGCTGAAGGAAGCCGATCGCATCTGGCAGATCGAGGACGGCAAAGTCGAACCCTGGCAACAAACACCATGA
- a CDS encoding HAMP domain-containing protein, with amino-acid sequence MQQSLSVDAKGTLLWKGTALPKAEIAERVTQVLWKPLRSPEESTSVFLKGSDGTWRRLAGITSEGKALPRGWTVPKPAAKNLEGLINEANQTNPGINTMMKWGDAWQMSRVQALSNQGAPPRLALGVSLPSDAGSIILQTSSQLLPYREHRVAFFARSANGGLFCNYATPTPQTCEVLKTVLMQSGGIPKEFKNEVIERKLNSKESRVFVAGFPLWNWLAVVQISNGELENAWAPLRKEATELIAFLLIGTGLLIAGCAIAAWKIGEGIKKELRKLADGANAIAGGDSRLKLAYSGDDALGRLVEAFNQMAEAVGDREDRFKERIQTLEININERELHGQVRSITDDPHFNELSSRAKAMRTRRQARGINSPPAA; translated from the coding sequence TTGCAGCAGTCCCTGAGTGTGGATGCCAAGGGCACACTCCTCTGGAAAGGGACAGCGCTGCCGAAGGCGGAAATCGCCGAGCGTGTCACCCAGGTGCTCTGGAAGCCACTCCGCAGCCCCGAAGAGTCAACCTCCGTATTTCTGAAAGGTTCTGACGGAACCTGGAGACGGCTGGCGGGCATCACCAGCGAGGGCAAGGCATTGCCGCGTGGCTGGACCGTACCCAAACCTGCTGCCAAGAACCTCGAAGGACTGATCAACGAGGCGAATCAAACCAATCCAGGCATCAACACCATGATGAAGTGGGGCGATGCCTGGCAGATGTCGCGGGTGCAAGCCCTCTCCAATCAAGGAGCTCCGCCACGCCTGGCGCTGGGAGTAAGCCTGCCCAGCGATGCCGGGTCGATCATCCTGCAAACCAGCAGTCAACTGTTGCCCTATCGAGAGCACAGGGTGGCCTTTTTTGCTCGCAGTGCCAATGGAGGCCTCTTCTGCAACTACGCCACACCAACACCTCAAACCTGCGAAGTTCTCAAAACCGTCTTGATGCAGTCGGGCGGAATTCCCAAGGAGTTCAAGAACGAGGTCATCGAGCGAAAGCTGAACAGCAAGGAATCCAGGGTGTTTGTTGCCGGATTTCCTCTTTGGAATTGGCTGGCAGTAGTGCAGATCAGCAATGGTGAGCTCGAAAACGCCTGGGCGCCACTGCGCAAAGAAGCCACTGAGCTGATTGCCTTCCTATTAATTGGAACGGGACTCTTGATTGCAGGCTGCGCGATCGCAGCATGGAAGATTGGAGAGGGAATCAAGAAAGAACTGCGCAAACTCGCTGATGGCGCCAATGCCATTGCTGGTGGCGATTCACGCCTAAAGCTGGCTTACAGCGGCGACGACGCGCTGGGGCGACTGGTGGAAGCCTTTAATCAAATGGCAGAGGCCGTGGGTGATCGCGAAGACCGCTTCAAGGAAAGAATCCAAACCCTGGAAATCAATATCAACGAGCGTGAACTCCACGGTCAGGTTCGCTCAATCACCGACGACCCTCATTTCAATGAGCTCAGCTCGCGAGCTAAGGCGATGCGCACTCGCCGTCAAGCACGCGGGATCAATTCACCACCGGCCGCGTAA
- a CDS encoding MFS transporter, with translation MNRRALIALCLVVAVDAASFGLLLPVLPFLVGNLTGTFNAIAITQVTAIYAGFQLLGAPIIGHCSDRYGRKPVLAVAVAVSTIALLGSALANDLTSLMIWQAINGAFAGVFAVAQAIVADSVEPGDQRTVSFGALGASLGLGFVAGPALGGLLGSMDPRAPFFAAAVFSLANLGLLLSQLQESRRSKAEDERSLAPLKLFSPQQRELQRLLAVYALFYLGFSAFTGIFVLDAKTRFNWGPQAAGLVLCYVGVVAAVIQGAFLPKLLKRFKAERLSVAGLLLVAVAMFGVAGIQQGRELYATQLLFAAGVGISTPGLRSLMSQHVQEHQQGALGGLTQAAVSLTQLLGPLMAGQLYAKTGSASTFQVQAALVLTAAALLISAPGLRSNKHTAPLRP, from the coding sequence ATGAATCGCCGCGCCTTGATCGCCCTGTGCCTCGTGGTGGCCGTGGATGCCGCCAGCTTTGGCCTGCTTTTGCCGGTTTTGCCTTTCCTTGTGGGCAACCTCACGGGCACATTCAACGCCATTGCGATTACCCAGGTCACCGCAATTTATGCAGGTTTTCAACTCTTAGGCGCGCCAATTATTGGACACTGCTCTGATCGCTATGGCCGCAAACCTGTTCTGGCGGTAGCTGTTGCGGTCTCAACCATTGCGCTGCTGGGTTCAGCGCTGGCCAATGACCTCACATCCTTGATGATCTGGCAAGCCATCAATGGAGCCTTCGCTGGGGTCTTTGCTGTGGCCCAAGCGATTGTGGCCGACTCTGTTGAACCCGGAGATCAGCGCACCGTGAGCTTCGGAGCTCTTGGAGCCTCCCTGGGACTGGGCTTTGTGGCCGGCCCTGCGTTGGGGGGCTTGCTGGGGTCGATGGATCCTCGAGCCCCATTCTTCGCAGCAGCTGTGTTCAGCCTCGCCAATCTTGGGCTCCTCCTGAGCCAACTGCAGGAGTCGCGGCGCAGTAAGGCAGAGGACGAGCGTTCCCTGGCACCGCTAAAACTTTTCAGCCCTCAACAAAGGGAGCTCCAGCGACTCTTGGCTGTCTACGCCCTCTTCTATCTGGGATTCTCTGCTTTCACGGGCATCTTCGTGCTCGATGCCAAAACCCGATTCAACTGGGGGCCGCAAGCTGCTGGCCTCGTTCTCTGTTACGTGGGCGTGGTCGCTGCCGTGATCCAGGGGGCCTTCCTGCCGAAGCTTCTCAAGCGTTTCAAAGCGGAACGCCTCTCGGTGGCGGGGTTACTGCTCGTTGCCGTTGCGATGTTTGGTGTGGCAGGGATTCAGCAAGGTCGAGAGCTCTATGCCACCCAACTGCTCTTTGCAGCTGGTGTTGGCATCAGCACCCCTGGACTGCGCTCGCTGATGTCGCAACACGTTCAGGAGCATCAGCAGGGAGCCCTCGGCGGACTGACCCAAGCCGCCGTGAGCCTCACCCAACTCCTGGGTCCCTTGATGGCAGGACAGCTCTACGCCAAAACCGGATCAGCAAGCACCTTTCAAGTGCAGGCCGCTTTGGTGCTAACCGCTGCAGCCCTGCTCATCAGTGCTCCAGGTCTCAGAAGCAACAAGCACACGGCGCCCCTCAGGCCGTAA